The Sphingomonas sp. So64.6b genome includes a region encoding these proteins:
- a CDS encoding universal stress protein, whose product MTYSTLMVHLDAGHPNMATLSLAAKLAERYRAKVIGVAVCQPMEIGTSDGYFTGELVTLERDIVDQELKRAETEFRDCTEIQPFILEWRSIPTMGCIAEIVASEARCADLIITSAGSGPQRNPLTHADTGELIIRAGRPVLVVPDGPAPAIFETVIIAWSNTRECRRAITDALPILEQADRVLIVEVTPKLVEARSQINDVVAWLSRHMVSADTIVGDSYGDSVGTLALIAKDHCADLIVAGAYGHNRLREWAFGGVTRDLLLRNNRCALLSH is encoded by the coding sequence ATGACGTATTCAACTTTGATGGTTCACCTCGACGCGGGCCACCCCAATATGGCGACGCTGTCGCTCGCGGCGAAATTGGCCGAGAGGTATAGGGCAAAGGTCATCGGCGTGGCCGTCTGTCAGCCAATGGAGATCGGAACCTCCGACGGCTATTTTACCGGCGAGCTCGTCACGCTGGAACGAGACATTGTCGATCAGGAACTGAAGCGTGCCGAGACCGAGTTTCGCGACTGCACCGAAATTCAGCCCTTTATTCTGGAATGGCGCTCGATACCGACCATGGGGTGCATTGCCGAGATTGTCGCCAGTGAAGCACGGTGTGCGGACCTTATCATCACAAGCGCGGGCTCGGGCCCGCAGCGCAATCCCCTGACGCACGCCGACACCGGCGAACTCATCATTCGCGCCGGCCGACCCGTGCTCGTCGTGCCGGACGGACCTGCGCCAGCGATCTTCGAAACGGTGATCATCGCCTGGTCCAATACGCGCGAGTGCCGGCGCGCCATCACCGACGCCCTGCCAATACTTGAGCAGGCCGACCGGGTGCTCATCGTCGAGGTGACACCAAAGCTGGTAGAGGCACGATCGCAGATCAACGACGTGGTGGCTTGGCTGTCACGGCACATGGTTAGCGCCGATACGATCGTTGGCGACTCCTATGGCGACTCTGTCGGGACTCTCGCGCTCATCGCCAAGGACCATTGCGCGGATCTGATCGTCGCCGGGGCCTATGGCCATAACCGCCTGCGCGAATGGGCATTTGGCGGCGTCACGCGCGACTTGTTGCTGCGCAACAATCGTTGCGCGCTACTCTCACATTAA
- a CDS encoding glycoside hydrolase family 130 protein has protein sequence MIRADPSRVVIRPFMPADDPPAFASAGCSRAQRVANRVLSLDETQLRHEWERVSDGLSNRHRDIEVILSRRFHEVNGLVIDPGSVTSTQALLIGGYFSEEYSFEAAALFNPSIVAHPDQSRTPAGAIRFILSLRGVGEGHISSVTFRTGLWSADGAVTLDEPSAEAISPRVESIPGGAPDDPGVRLFCDASRDLSEVVIYPITDHQRQGIEDLRLVRFTNDDGIVTYLGTYTAFGGRAIRQELLRTADFATFELSALRGDATANKGMALFPRKIGGRYAMLGRQDHENIWLLMSDDLYNWQGGTRTVTPRWPWEFIQIGNCGSPIEIDEGWLVLTHGVGAVRNYCIGACLLDKTDPTKVMARMTHPLLRCRAEERDGYVPNVIYSCGAILNRRTLLLPYAIADSFTTFARIEVDALLAAME, from the coding sequence ATGATTCGGGCCGATCCGTCTCGTGTCGTAATCCGGCCGTTCATGCCGGCTGATGATCCGCCAGCCTTCGCATCGGCCGGTTGCTCCCGCGCGCAGCGCGTCGCGAACCGGGTGCTTAGCCTTGATGAAACGCAGCTTCGGCATGAGTGGGAGCGCGTATCGGATGGGCTGTCCAATCGTCACCGTGACATCGAGGTCATCCTCTCACGACGGTTTCACGAAGTAAACGGGCTGGTCATCGACCCAGGGTCCGTCACATCGACTCAAGCGCTGCTCATCGGCGGATATTTCAGCGAGGAATATTCCTTCGAAGCAGCGGCGTTGTTCAACCCCAGCATCGTCGCTCATCCCGACCAATCGCGGACGCCGGCCGGCGCGATCCGGTTCATACTGTCGCTGCGCGGCGTCGGCGAAGGCCATATCTCATCCGTCACGTTTCGCACCGGGCTATGGTCCGCAGACGGCGCCGTGACGCTGGATGAACCAAGTGCCGAAGCGATTTCGCCACGGGTCGAGAGCATCCCGGGCGGCGCGCCGGACGATCCCGGCGTCCGCTTGTTCTGCGATGCCAGCCGCGACCTCTCCGAAGTGGTGATCTACCCGATCACCGACCATCAACGACAGGGGATCGAGGATCTGCGCCTGGTGCGCTTTACCAATGACGACGGGATCGTGACCTATCTCGGCACCTATACCGCCTTTGGCGGCCGCGCGATCCGGCAGGAGCTTCTCAGAACCGCCGACTTTGCAACGTTCGAACTCAGCGCGTTGCGCGGCGATGCGACCGCCAACAAGGGGATGGCATTGTTTCCGCGCAAAATCGGCGGCCGATATGCGATGCTCGGACGTCAGGACCATGAGAATATCTGGCTGCTCATGTCGGACGACCTCTATAATTGGCAAGGTGGCACCCGGACGGTCACACCGCGCTGGCCCTGGGAGTTCATCCAGATCGGCAATTGCGGTTCTCCGATCGAGATCGACGAAGGCTGGCTGGTCCTGACCCATGGGGTCGGAGCGGTGCGAAACTATTGCATCGGCGCCTGTCTCTTGGACAAGACTGACCCGACCAAGGTCATGGCTCGGATGACCCATCCGCTGCTGCGATGCAGGGCTGAAGAGCGCGACGGTTATGTGCCGAACGTCATCTATAGCTGCGGCGCCATCCTCAACCGGCGAACGCTCTTGCTGCCCTATGCAATTGCCGACAGCTTCACGACCTTCGCGCGGATCGAGGTCGATGCCCTTCTCGCTGCTATGGAATAG
- a CDS encoding BON domain-containing protein: protein MLAELNWDPRVPAGHIGVVADSGIITLTGHVENYADKCAAEAAARRVKGVRGVAEEIEVRLNHLGKRTDDEIATAIVNRLSCDVAIPHDRIKPTVERGWVTLTGEVHWRFEKDAAEQVVERLFGVVGISNDLAIKPRVDVEIIEDEIRHALHRSWLVAPEHVSVSAEGGTVRLAGKVSSSRDRRTAEAIAWASPGAAAVINLLSVE, encoded by the coding sequence GTGCTGGCCGAACTCAATTGGGACCCGCGGGTGCCCGCTGGACATATCGGTGTGGTCGCTGACAGTGGCATCATAACGCTCACCGGCCATGTTGAAAACTACGCGGACAAATGCGCCGCAGAGGCTGCAGCCCGAAGGGTCAAAGGCGTCAGGGGGGTCGCGGAAGAGATCGAGGTTCGACTGAACCATCTCGGCAAGCGCACCGACGACGAGATCGCCACCGCCATTGTCAATCGACTGTCATGTGACGTCGCGATTCCCCACGATCGGATAAAACCAACCGTCGAAAGGGGCTGGGTCACGTTGACCGGTGAAGTACATTGGCGTTTCGAGAAAGATGCGGCCGAGCAGGTCGTCGAGCGCCTTTTCGGCGTTGTCGGCATATCCAACGACCTCGCGATCAAGCCGCGAGTGGACGTCGAGATCATCGAAGACGAGATTCGCCACGCGCTTCACCGGTCATGGCTGGTCGCTCCCGAACATGTTTCGGTCAGCGCCGAAGGTGGAACGGTAAGATTGGCCGGAAAGGTATCGAGTTCGCGTGACCGCAGGACTGCGGAAGCGATCGCCTGGGCCTCGCCGGGTGCGGCTGCGGTGATCAATCTGCTTTCAGTCGAATGA